TGTTCCTGGGGGCAAAAAAGACCCAAGGTTGTACAAGTCTGCAAAAGCAACAGTAATGGTGATTGGTCCAGACCTACCAGCAGGACCAAAGGTTTCTGGCGCGGATAGAGCACGAGTAGAAGTGTTCAGAGGAGCACTAAGACCATTTACAACCACGGTAAACCAAGAATTAAGTGATGTGCTTAAATCCAACATTAGATCATTTTTGGTCTTACCTGGAAGCATCGATGGAAAGGATGGGGATAATTCAAAAATTGCAAATGCATTGAACTATTTTGTCACCGATCCTGCGCGTAGTTCATCAGAAGTAATATTCTGTATTGACGAGACAAGAGATTAGATGAAAAAATTTTCTGATCTCAAAGTAGGAGACGAGTATTTTTCCACATGTACGTTTTCCAAAAAAGAACTTGAGTCATACTTGGCGTTTGCCAGAATAAAAAATACAATATTTGATGATGATGAATATAGTAGTATTGTTTCGGGCCGTGCAATAACAGCAAGGATTGAGGGCGAATTCACAAGGCTAAGCCAAATCTATGGAAACATGATTCTCTTATATGGAATGGACGGTGACCCAGGCTGGGAAAACAGAAACACTCGATTCCTTAAACCGCTGCATGTAGACGAAATTCTCAAGATCAAATACACAATATCAGAAAAAAAAGACCAAGATGATGAATTCGGTATCATAGTAGTTGATTTTGAAGGTAAAAAGGATAACGGGGACATAGTCGTAATAGCAAAGAAAAACTTGTACAGAATTAAAAAAGATCCACCAAGATAATTTATTCTGGAACGGAAACTGTCTCTAGTTTACCATCCTTGATTTTGATGTGTAAAGATCGGTTTCCCTGAAATACCAAGGTGATGCCACCGTCTTTGTCTGGATCTTGAACTGAGATCAACTCTTGCATTCGGATTCCATCAAATTTTACCATACTAAGTAACCAAGACACCTGATTATATCCTTAATCAAATACCAAGTGCATCCAAGAAAAGCTTGATTGCTGCAACCAAAATGACGGATATTATTAGAACCCTAATCTTGTTTTCTTTTATTTCAAGAGATAGCCTTGCACCGACTAGTCCCCCTGCAAAAGCACCTATTGACAGCAAAATAGAATATTCAAAGTTAGCATGACCTAGCAAAACATGAATAATGATTCCAGAAGCTGATGAAAACAACAAAATTAACTGCGATGTGGCAGTAGAGTTTTTGACTCCAATTCCAAGTCCAATTATCATTAGTGGGACAAAAACAATTCCACCCCCAATCCCAAAAAAGCTTGACAGAATTCCTGCAAAAAAGCTAGCCCCAGATGACACCGCCAACATTTTAGCTGAAAAATTGCCTTGTTTGGACTCAAGATTTCTCTTCACAAATAGATAATAGCACGATGCAACAAGTACCACACCAAACAATATTTTGAAGACGTCTGGCGTTACCTGGCCAGACAAAATTGCTCCAAGAATTGTTCCTGGAATAGAAAACAATCCCAAACGGAGTCCAATTTTGTAGTCAATACGTTTTTGCTTTGCGTATATACTCGTGGACGCCACAGAATTGCTGAATGCTGCAAAAAGACTACTACTTGATGCAATTGTATGAGGAATGCCAAGAATCGTCAACACCGGAACGACAACAATCCCACCTCCAAGACCAACAATAGAGCCAATCACTCCTGCCACAAAGCCAAGCGGGATTAGCCATAGATTTTCAAACATTTCTGCTATAGGATGGAATTAGTTTTTGAATCTTGTCCTATTTGGTTCTGCTAACTTGTTGAATGGTGAAAGTGGATCTTCTTCGGGTTAATTATGAATCGATTTTTATGAAAAATCTGGGCTTATTTTGTTTTACAAAATGGCGTTCTACTAGTTTTTGTTGTAATTATAATTAACTTCAATATATTCGGA
The genomic region above belongs to Nitrososphaerota archaeon and contains:
- a CDS encoding sulfite exporter TauE/SafE family protein — protein: MFENLWLIPLGFVAGVIGSIVGLGGGIVVVPVLTILGIPHTIASSSSLFAAFSNSVASTSIYAKQKRIDYKIGLRLGLFSIPGTILGAILSGQVTPDVFKILFGVVLVASCYYLFVKRNLESKQGNFSAKMLAVSSGASFFAGILSSFFGIGGGIVFVPLMIIGLGIGVKNSTATSQLILLFSSASGIIIHVLLGHANFEYSILLSIGAFAGGLVGARLSLEIKENKIRVLIISVILVAAIKLFLDALGI